Part of the Zingiber officinale cultivar Zhangliang chromosome 6A, Zo_v1.1, whole genome shotgun sequence genome, gcctctgccgctgtgtgattttgccagctgactttgactaatggtacctccttgttccgtaacttctttactgctcggtctattatctgaataggccgactgtcatagctgagatcatcacggacctgtaccaactggggctcaatcacctgggtggcgtctggaatgtgcttcttcagcatggagacatgaaatacgttgtggacagctgacatctcctgaggtagctctagctcatatgctaccttgcccactctcttcgtaataaggtatggtcccacatatctgggagctagcttgcccttcttcccgaaacgcatgactcccttcatgggagctactctgaggaaaactgtatccccaactgaaaactctaagggtctgcgtcgtgtatcggcatagctcttctgacggctctgtgctgtctctatcctctggcgaatctgctgtatggctgctgtggtatctgccactagatctgtctgaagctctagttccttctgttcaccgctctcataccagcagattggtgatctgcacctccgcccatagagtgcctcataaggtgccatgccgatagtggcctgataactgttgttgtatgcaaattctgctagactcagatatttgcaccaacttcccttgaaatctagggcacaagctcggagcatatcttcgagtacctgatttactcgctccgtctgaccatctgtctgaggatggaaggctgtgctgaattttaactgggtgcccatagctgactgtacacacttccagaagtgtgatgtaaacctgctgtctctgtctgatataatggttcgtgggactccatgcagcctaacaatctccttgagatacaactgagctagctgctccatggaataggatatcttgatagctaaaaagtgggctgatttagttaacctgtcgactattacccagatggcgtcaaaaccattcgtggttctgggtagtcccactatgaaatccatggagatatcctcccacttccattctggaatctgtataggctgcagaactcctcctggtcgctgatgttctgccttgaccctctgacaggtgaggcagatgctaacatatctggcgatgtctcgcttcatcccgggccaccaaaagcgtttcttcaggtcttgatacattttggtggagcctggatgcatcgcgtagggagtcctgtgagcctcatctaaaatctgtctccgtagcttctggaacacagagtctgtcgccaaaatacaacaccccgctatcggacactctgaattctctactttctgattctgctagcccttgcttgattttctgaatctcagggtcctgatcctgagctgactgaatatcaccaagcaaggtagactctaaggtcatagtagagagctgtcccacgatgagctcgagaccgaaatccacgatctccttctgtaggggcggtgacatggctgtaagagataataaggtagcactggattttctgctaagtgcgtcggctaccttattggctttccctggatggtagaggatgtctatatcgtagtctttgaccagctctaaccatctgcgctgtcgcatattcagatccttctgagtgaagaagtacttcagactctgatgatctgtatacactctgcactgagctccatataagtaatgtctccaaattttgagagcgaacactactgctgcaagctcaaggtcatgagtagggtaattcttctcataatccttgagttgtctggaggcataggcgatcaccttgccgttttgcatcagtactgctcctagtcccaacttagaggcatcactatagatgtcaaagctgctggtgttgtctggtagagccaaaatgggagcattggtcaatctcctttttagctcgctgaagctgttctcacagtcctctgtccactgaaatttcctgttctttctggtaagagttgtcagtggggaggctatcctggagaaatcctctacaaacttcctgtaatatcctgctaatcccagaaagctcctgatctcactggcgttcttcggctgcttccagttacttactgcttctatcttgctgggatctaccataataccatccttggagatgacgtgacccagaaaggacacctgatctagccaaaattcacatttcgtgaacttggcgtaaagctggttctgctgaagtgtctgcaatactagttccAGGTGCTTTGCATGTtcctcctgagttcctgagtagataagaatgtcatcgataaacacaataacaaacttatctaaatactccctgaatactctgttcatgagatccatgaaggtagctggagcattggtcacgccaaagggcatgaccacgaactcgtagtgtccgtatctggttctgaatgctgtcttgggtatatccccttctttgacctttacctgatgataacctgatctgagatctaccttagagaacactgctgctcccttcagctgatcgaacaggtcatctattctgggaagaggatacctgttcttgatcgtgacctggttcagcgatctgtagtctatgcacagtcgcatgcttccgtccttcttcttcacgaacaacacaggcgctccccatggtgagtgactcgggcgtataaaacccttgtcaagaagctcctgtaattgctcctgaagttccttcagttctgctggagccatgcggtatggtgccttggaaattggatttgtgccgggggtgagctctatctcaaattcaatctccctgtctggtgctaagcctggtagctcttcggggaagactgctgggtagtcacaaacgactcgaacctctgatagctgttggttcttgtcctggctggtgctgactacgtgcgctaagaatcccgtgcatcctgaatccagtaacttctgtgccttcatagctgagagaaacctcttggcctttctccttggttccccgacgaattcgaactgtgcttccgcttcaggttggaacgtgactttctgtttacggcactcgatagaggcaccgtatttgatcaaaaaGTCCATTCGAaaataacgtcatagtcggtcatctctagcactatcggatcgcaAAGAGCTCTCTGCTATGACGGACCGCCTTGAGCCGGTCGTGGGCGCCATgatctctcccgaaggtagtattgtcaaaaactgaccggtATCTCTGGGGTAcctctaatttctcggagaacatccggctatatatgaatgggttgcccgatgtCAAATAGAACACTATCTTGAAAAGGCTAATCGACTGTGGCCGAGGCATTGGCTCGTCCtcccggtgagtgagtagatcctcgcattggcagtgggggcttctaatgctactggcgataagtggaccttctaggcgACTGCATCTCGATATAATGGAGCCGGTGGCTGCATCACTGAATCTCTGTGGTGAGGAAGACGGTCTTATTCGGGCCTTTGcttgccatgtgcccttcttgtccacattcaaagcatccgtgtgcccttgcgacaaacccacaggtggaatttcccacaagtagcacactttggataactgggtcgcttgctagatggtcctccttttgagtcactccacgatttgcgcttgctgttggagttccctttccagttgggctgtggccttgctgtttacgagtgtgagagcttccctttggactcgaggagacttgcttctgttgcttcatgctgttatggtaatgctctgtggtcaaggcactgctcactagctcctccgtggtttgtggcctatgaatgccaccaccACGTTCACTGCAATCtcgggcctcggcatcttgagcatcaaccggactcgttccgtgctgactaactctggacatagacgagccaactgttgaatttcttcacggcttcctccactgaaaggttgccctgacgatcagtgaactcgtcgtggtggcggtttgtaacccgcatgtgaaagaactctcgaagaattccttctcaagtccCCCATGACATCTCGATTCCCGGGCGCCGTTCTAATCCTTTCCCACCATCGTGCATCTCCTCAGCGAAGGCACTTCACCTTCGTGTTACGGCGGTccgagctccatcgtgctctccagtgttttgaaccaggcttgagcatcccatggttcactagtgcctgagaagttctctggcttgactctctgccactggatcagataggcttccttccttagctcagctgctgggactgctggtgctggtgctggtgctgtaggctgagctggtggaacctctaagactactggagtcgtcagattcggttccggggtgacggtgggggtattctgctggttagcctttaaggtggctatttcctgttgctgttcagctagctgctgctgtaactgagccactaatgctgtaaggtctggaggaggcactgaactgcctgcctcttgctggggctcggtggctagtgcccttctagctgggcgtcctcgtgccatttctaatgacatagagaacatatgtataactaatactatcacagttatataatttctgatatcatgtttaaactatcatgtactagccggcaataagcatataacatgaactgtaactataagcaagaagcatataacatgaactgtaactataaacaagaacaataaagagagtagaggtattcttacttggaagctgcaggtacaatgctgatgtgtgtgtaggaagtatggaacttggctctgataccactctgtgatgacccgccttctaactactaggctgtaaggcgaatcgctacattactgctaagctatactgtgcggaaaactggtctaaattgaaattttactctactatgactaagacagctgataagaaaggtctaaagaccttcttttctGGTGTACACATGCTGAAAAGGGaactggacatcccaactgagctagggactaggaactaaacttcccaactagctgccgatcgatccacggatcgatcaaattcGCTGCGATGCTGTGCCCTGCTGgaccggtctgcggaccgatccgacagaggctggatcggtcagctgaccgatccaagtgtgtccggatcggtctgcagaccgatccaggcacctggagacctgggactcgctactgtgttgtactggatcggtcggctgaccgatccaggaggatacagtagcatactgtatctgcatggatcggtcggcggaccgatccagtggcacaatcaggctctgatcggtctggagaccgatcagagtctgatttcacccggaaaatcagacttcagcactttggcgtgccaaaaccccacataacctctaactaatgcatcagaaactattctaacaacatgtaataacattctaacatgattactgacattttaaaacattctttcatagttcaatgcgtcccaaatctaaattgcatgaaagtgaaagtatcaaaactaataagctgaaagtaaatgctaacgagttctaatgcataactaaaacttgttagatccctgagatctttcattccagttccacacacacacaccctcatctgcattgacctccagcctccactgctaatccacttttcttttacctgtatctgcagtataagaaaagtagtatctgtaagctaacgcttagtaagaagccatctacctcacaaaatcatgcatacgatgcagttatgatttgaaaacatgctattcgaaaacatactggacaggctagcatggcatggcatacaatcatataaacatggcatcttgaactagtcatggcatagcatacaaccaattataaagctaacatagagaactgaactgaaatataatctgagctaaactaactaaactgaagttgcaatcaaactcaactagcataaactgttttgagttttgaaaactaatacataataagtgaaaataataaacatcttGTTGGGCCCGATATTGTACCACtgcatccctactagaccggggttgcaagtcccgaatttagcgaGGTTTACTAGGTTATGCGAACCTAGGGACGATGTGGAGTCCAACCCAGATGGATATCTAATCGATGCAGTgccatgaaaataaaatactaatatctataGCTAATCGAtataacttgctgtttctaggttatctcaacctgagctaggttatctgaacctagaggcgactggagcctacccattggaccatagtctcatataagctgtagtgagcaaagttactaatttaaatgctactaatgcatttaactgggctaataaacataactgaagggtaattagctaaactaacccctttttcgaacacttggtgtgcttcaacccctctctgcatcaggaaagacacctctaggcacccaaccgcgtctatgatctccaactgaaggagaataaacgtgtccggcccatctaaaggtgctaactaaattcctaatcttcgagaagggttaaaacacatcctaggtgccggaaactacacatatagctaataactaatgcatataaacaaacggagctattataccgcaggtgaggggtttcttacctcgtacgctaatttccttacaaatctacccgctagaaattccggtgaagacgatttctcgacgattccctcgcgtccacgtgctctactcgtggAGGAAtcttccttgtgttgaaatcgttgccGGATGGTGAACTTGGGACCTTTGGAGAAGATCCCTAGGCTCTTCTTGAATTGGCGCCGAGAGaatgaggaagagaggagaggggcggcgtggatGGGTGTCGGGGAGAAGGATTGCCGAACCACAAAtctaaaaataacccaaaccaacctaattctcctatttatattaagtggttcaattgaaccaactctaatataaataaaatcgGTTCTCTTTTCTCTCAATATGGCCCGGCTGGTTCACCGGTTTCTAAAGCTAACTaatggtttagcggacccgagaggtcccgggttcgattcccgcttagaccgttttgcttaattaattatttttgctacttacgctactcggaaaattccggaaaaatatctaaaaattccagaaaaatcatagaaaaattctaaaataaattcgggaatttttcgggctttacaccggcactagggggccgctaaggtagcggatctacctttttttttttgaaaagtgaaTAACGCATACCTCCGCCGGTGCATGGACCCCTTTTATATAGTGCTCCAGTAGGCGACGTGCATGTGCCTTAAGGCGTGGACACATTCTCCAAATTGTtctatgaaaggacatgtcaaAAAAATGACTCTGACTCCATACATTAATAGGGCATGCAAATATCTGATAAAACAGTAGAACCTTTCGTCGTATGATTCTCCTGTTGACCATGCCTCATTGTCAGCGGCATTATCTCCCAAAGGaatattaaaaaatatgaaaGGGGTCCCACTGTTTGGTTGAGTGGGGGGCTCGCTCGGTTGGGGATCTCCGCCTTGTTGACCTTAGCTGATCTTCTTCATAATCCCTTGGCTTAATTGATTATTTCCGCCCGACCGGACCAGCGCTCTGGTCACCTTAGCATTCCTCCGCTTCGTGATGAGCATTTGATGTTCTTGCCGTAATACTCTTAGCTGTATGGGTGTTCTGCTCGAACAAGCCACTTGCCGATAAGACACTTCATGCCCGATCGGCAACTACAGTAGACCTTAGCTTGACCAACCTTTAGTGAGTCCGTTGGTTTTCTAGCGTtcaccgtcttgactttgacctccacattgACATTGACTTTGACCTCCGCGCCATCTACTATCTTTGTCCTTGACCCGCACTTGGTGGGCCTCTTATCACCGCATCAGATATATTATAGGTTATATGATTCAatttgaatcaaaagttataattttttaaagtttctatCGATCCTATTTTGATTTTGCTCTGATCCTACCGATCATGTCACAATCCCACCGACTTTACCAATTATGTTCTGATTCTAGGGTAAAAAAATGATCATGCATGATCCAAGATCGATTCGGTGTTTTGAATCATAGGATCGTATGATCCAACTAGCCATTAGTGTAAATTGTAGATGACTATATGTCAAATTTTGATCTTAAAATTGTACGTGATAATATCACATGTCTTAACTACTGTACCACATCGAGAAGACTTTGATCGAGAAATTTATGGAACAGAGGATATGGATGATGATATTGAGGATTAGCTGCTAATCTTATTTAAAAAGGTGTTTTGGATCAACTATGATACTATCTATTTGATTAGGTGAGTTCCGATTGGCCAGGAAATAGCAGTTTGGTCGTACAGGCAGCGCACCACCTGTCGTATTCGAACCGATGGTTAAGCCACATCAGCGCTGATGCTCAAATAAACTTGGATTTCTCTGCTCACCAAAAGTAATCAACACaaaggaaaaggaggaggagaaatAGAGATGGAGTTCTTCCTTTGACACTCACTCCATTCATTACTATTTATCTCCTTCCTCCCTCCAGCttttcttctcatcttcttcGACGTATGAAGAGGCACAGAGGATTCAGATTGGGGCGGTGCCTCGGCCGAGTGTGGCGCCGCCTCTTCCGCCGCCGGCATAAACACTACCTCCGCCTTGACCGCGCCGCCGGATCCTTCTTGCAATCGAGCCGCCTCTCGCAGACCTCGAAAACTACCTCAAAGTTCCGCCATTGGGGCCTCCTCCTCACCCGCCGCTTCCGCCGGAATCAAACCGGCGCGGAGGCCACGCTTCTGGCGGAGGAGCCAGAGGGCGGGCCGACCCCGAAGGGACACCTGGCTGTGTACGTCGGGTGCGAAAGGTACACGGTCCCGGTGATCTACTTCAACCACCCTCTCTTCGGGGAGCTGCTGCGGGAGGCGGAGGAGGAGTTCGGGTTCCACCACACAGGCGGCATCACTCTCCCCTGCCCCACCGCGAGGTTCGAAGACGTAAGGAATCGGATCGCCGCCGACAGCGACAGATCCCGCCGTCGGAGCTAGCTTCCCATGCCATGCTGGAGTTCCTCTCCTCTTCGACATCGTACTCATCTCTCTTGTAACGCAGCTTCATTATAATTTTGGATGAATCGACTACAACAAGAAACTTCCTGATATTTTTTAGTATTATTTTCCATCTTACTTGTGTCACATTTCCAATCAACAAAACAAAAACATGAGAAGCTCAAGTGCTTCTTGACGACAGAGTAGACAATAAGCTCTCAACAGGCCTCTTAGCGCATTCTTCCAGCTACGGCGGCGGCCAAGTGAAGGAGCTGTACAAATTCGGATGCCTCTTAGCGCATGCTGACAGGTGAGTGGGTGAGATAGACAATCAGGCAGAGAAGCAGGGAAAGGCCCTCATAGGCTTGGCGGCGGCGGCTGCGGCGGCGCCAAAcatatagatagatagatattGCAAATTGTAAGACTACGACCATGTCACTTTGCAAATTGGTATAATGTGAAATTATAAATTAATGTTTATTACATATTTAAAAGTTtagaattaatattaaaatactcaTCGAGAGGAATGGACCATCACACGAAACGCATGGAAGGCAATTACAGGTTTGGTCGAACAAGAGCTGAGTTAGAGAATCAACAATGTAAAGTCAATTAAACGCAATTTAAACACCCCACTTAATTGGCAGAACTTACAAGGACGTTAAACAGAGACTTTTAGGATCGACAAAACCACAATAATCAAAGTTTGGTAATTAAAACCAAAATGATTTTCTTTCCTTATACGACTTTACATGTCCAAATTCATGTGTGAAGCAATAGATTGATTTTTTTAAGGAAGCCCAAATGTCCATGCACTTGCAATTTTCATTCATGCTCTGTAATCCAAGCTTAGACATGTGTTAGTGATAGGATGATAGAGATGATTAGATTGTAAAGAAAATTATAATACAATGAAGTGGAGAAAGCTCTCTTCAACAAATGTCTAAAGTTATAGTTAACAAAGAGGAGAACACTCTCATCAACAATAAAAAAGGTAATATGGCGAGATCAAGAAATGGAGGAGAACTTAAAAGGATGAATGCCATAAATATGAACAAAGGAGTTGGTAACAAGGGGAGCACACAAAAATTATCTCCAATCAGAGGAAAATGCAAGATACTACAAGAATGATCAATGCTGTAATTGTAGAAAAGGAAATTACTATACTAGAGATTGTCAATAAAAAAAGCAGAAGGGAATGTTGCAACATCTTCCCAGCCCCAAGTTGGAAGTGATGAAGAATGAGATTTTAAGCCACTTGCTATTTTAGAGCCAATTACAAGTAATTCTAGTGAGTGTATTTTCTCTTTAACAATCAAGTTAGAACAAAAAAATGATAAGTGATGAGTCTCAACTATAATGATAATTCAAAAGTAGACACTGAATGCTCTAATTTTTGGTGTCATAGCAAACAACTCAAAGTTACCTATAACTCGTGGATAGCTTTAATTCGAAGCAAGTAGAGTAGGAGAATGTGTTTTTCGTACCTAGAATGAAGAGAAACTTGATATCAATGTCACAACTAACATTCTCAGGAAATCATGTTGTGTTTGGACCAAACTATATGAAAGTTTATGAAATTTTGAAGCCAACAAATACATGACTCATAGAGGGAATTATATGATCAGCTCAAACAACATAAATGGACAAGACTAGAAGAAATGAGATGATTGATTTATCATAAGCTAAAAGTAATAATGTGAAAAAATCAGGCTTAAGGGTCTTCCTTAACTAGATGTTCGAGAGGATACAATATGTTGTGGATGCCTATATGGGAAAACACATCAGTTGCCATGTGAAGACTCCAAGTACAAAGCAAAGAAGTTTCTCAAGATGGTTCACTCAGGCATGTTTAAACATGTGAAGCAACCATGGTTTCCGATATATGATAACATTAAGAATGTTTCACCTCGATTTTGGATAAAATGCATGAAGACAACTATACACATGACAAGTAGGCTGTCACAAGCATcactaaatcattttcaaatatttGGTCGCTTATGTTTTATTTTCATACCTGATCATTTACTCAACAAGTTCGATAAGAAAGCAATAAGATGCATTTTTGTGGAATACGATAATCAAAGAAAATGTTGGAAGTATTCTAACCCTACAATAGGAAGATGTTTCGTCTTTCAAAATGTGATATTTGATGAAGTTTTATCGTAGTGGTCGCCTCAAATGGAAGGCTTACCAGATTTAAAGAAAATTGAGGAGATACTTAGATAAGATAAAGTAATTGAATGAAGCATGTGATTTTAGCACTCACCACTGCAAGACAAGATAAAGTAATTGAAGAACCACAACCTAGAACAGAACCATAATCTAAAATAGAACTAGAACTTAGAATAAAATCAAAACCTGGAACAAAATCGAAAAACAAGAAATTCAAGAACTAATAACCAGAACCCAAAACTTGGAATCCAAAAACTTAAGAACTAGAACCCAAAACCTAACATCCAGAGTTCAAAACCCATAATCCAGAATAGAAACCAGAACCTAGAAGCCACAACCCAAAAACTAGAAATCGAAATTCAAATATCAGTACCTAAAAATTATAATCCAAAATCAGACCATACAGGCATACCAAAAAAGCAGATAGAAGATCAGAAAAACAATGAAAGCCAAGTATGCAAATGTTGCACTCATTGAGAAAGAAAGTAAAAGCATAGACATGAAGAGACGTTCTCAAGCAAAGAATGGAAACTGAAGATATTCACTAAAAGAGTTAACGGTGCAAAAATTGAAGACTTCAAAAGGCAATCTGACCTGACATAAAAAAACATACACCAAGAGACTATAAAAAATCACTGCCtttctctctctccttattcttttGTGATAATTAGAATTTATTAGGATAAAGTTTAGAAAAGAtcaattagaatttttattagaTAAACAAAAA contains:
- the LOC121994478 gene encoding auxin-responsive protein SAUR24-like, which codes for MKRHRGFRLGRCLGRVWRRLFRRRHKHYLRLDRAAGSFLQSSRLSQTSKTTSKFRHWGLLLTRRFRRNQTGAEATLLAEEPEGGPTPKGHLAVYVGCERYTVPVIYFNHPLFGELLREAEEEFGFHHTGGITLPCPTARFEDVRNRIAADSDRSRRRS